A DNA window from Comamonas fluminis contains the following coding sequences:
- a CDS encoding VIT and vWA domain-containing protein: MPLPQAFAECRTRGNQPLHFMGMHALARLHGNLLDMHLHQRFRNPGRRNVEISYSCPLPWGAVLLAVSVQLNGQTLHGEVLPKAKARDRYEVALEEGNSSVLISVNPDGSLGMELGNLLAGEECEIHLHYSQVLLPAQGSLRCMLPTTMAPRYGDAVRDGGFEPHLAPQTDSQVQYPFSAEIHIEGELAQALISCPSHRTSTQLKSDGCVLRLTEAQYLDRDLVIQLDALPSTSMASAAIDLTEREESVVMACLNTTLAQQELTPRAVQVQFLLDCSGSMNGDSIHSARNALLQMLGQLGPEDQFSLSKFGSTHQHCHARMVNMDSTQREHALSWARQLQADMGGTEMESALLSTLGLPGPQQRDLLLITDGEVFAIDALIQTARHKAQRIFIVGIGASPAEQHLRRLALATGGSCEFVAPDEDAQPAILRMFHRLRSPVLTQLHLELPADVKLLSTLPLPRHAFADEHLQVYLRIEGAWPSQQPLQLTGHVDGATEPLLLAHCLPQTVVDNDNSLARMATQALIKLQPDLASMATYQRPLSEEQLEKLALRYQLITDQTHFVLVHERAEQDKPVDLPDLVQVPHMLAAGWGGAGTLLSAPLDSSPSVPSVWRTHRKQSNTPLMASSDLEIPSFLRLSEEFSAADVRFSVHRRTPRSITPAAFVKALQQLDFAALQQIDELRAAGLPEKIALRLQQQVSPTLTEAAVVQRFVQAMMTLKSNHWQEPMTMDSDDDLFFTLPLSGVTARSWPSLLMP; this comes from the coding sequence ATGCCACTTCCCCAAGCCTTCGCCGAATGTCGCACCCGTGGAAACCAGCCGCTGCACTTTATGGGCATGCACGCACTGGCACGCCTGCATGGCAATTTGCTGGACATGCATCTGCACCAGCGCTTTCGCAACCCGGGGCGCCGCAATGTCGAAATCAGCTACAGCTGCCCTCTTCCCTGGGGCGCAGTGTTGCTGGCCGTTTCGGTGCAGTTGAACGGACAGACACTGCATGGAGAAGTTCTGCCCAAAGCCAAGGCGCGTGACCGGTACGAAGTGGCTCTGGAAGAAGGCAATAGCAGCGTGCTGATTTCGGTGAACCCCGATGGTTCTCTGGGCATGGAGCTGGGCAATCTGCTGGCGGGTGAGGAATGTGAAATCCATCTTCACTACAGCCAGGTTCTGCTGCCCGCGCAAGGCAGTCTGCGCTGCATGCTGCCCACCACCATGGCGCCGCGCTATGGCGATGCGGTGCGTGACGGGGGCTTTGAGCCGCATCTGGCACCACAGACGGATTCGCAGGTGCAATATCCGTTCTCGGCAGAAATCCATATCGAAGGCGAACTGGCCCAGGCGCTTATCAGCTGCCCCAGCCACCGCACCAGCACCCAGCTGAAAAGCGATGGCTGTGTGCTGCGGCTGACCGAGGCGCAATACCTGGACCGCGATCTGGTGATTCAGCTTGATGCCTTGCCCTCGACCAGCATGGCCAGTGCGGCAATCGACCTCACTGAGCGAGAAGAATCTGTGGTGATGGCCTGCCTGAACACCACACTTGCCCAGCAAGAGCTGACGCCTCGCGCCGTGCAGGTGCAGTTTTTGCTGGACTGCAGCGGCTCCATGAATGGCGACAGCATTCACAGCGCCCGCAATGCCTTACTGCAGATGCTGGGGCAGCTCGGGCCAGAAGACCAGTTCAGTCTCAGCAAGTTTGGCAGCACGCATCAGCACTGCCATGCACGCATGGTCAACATGGACAGCACCCAGCGCGAACACGCGCTGAGCTGGGCGCGGCAGCTGCAAGCCGATATGGGCGGCACGGAGATGGAATCGGCCTTGCTCAGCACCCTAGGGCTGCCGGGCCCGCAGCAACGCGATCTGCTGCTGATTACGGACGGCGAGGTATTTGCCATTGACGCACTGATTCAAACCGCCCGCCACAAAGCGCAGCGTATTTTTATCGTGGGCATTGGTGCCAGCCCTGCAGAGCAGCATCTGCGGCGCCTGGCGCTTGCCACCGGCGGCAGCTGTGAATTTGTGGCCCCGGACGAAGATGCCCAGCCCGCCATACTGCGCATGTTCCACCGCCTGCGCAGCCCTGTGCTGACGCAGCTGCACCTGGAGCTTCCGGCGGATGTGAAGCTGCTGTCCACACTGCCACTGCCCCGCCATGCTTTTGCCGACGAGCATTTGCAGGTCTATCTGCGCATAGAAGGCGCCTGGCCCAGCCAGCAGCCGCTGCAGCTGACGGGCCACGTGGATGGAGCCACCGAGCCTTTGCTGCTGGCGCATTGCCTGCCGCAAACCGTCGTTGATAACGACAACAGCCTGGCGCGCATGGCTACCCAAGCGCTGATCAAGCTGCAGCCGGACTTGGCATCCATGGCCACATACCAGCGCCCGCTGAGCGAAGAACAGCTGGAAAAGCTGGCGCTGCGCTATCAGCTGATTACCGATCAGACCCACTTTGTGCTGGTGCACGAACGCGCCGAGCAGGACAAACCTGTTGATCTGCCCGACCTGGTGCAAGTGCCCCATATGCTGGCCGCAGGCTGGGGCGGGGCGGGCACGCTGCTGTCAGCACCGCTAGACAGCTCACCCAGTGTTCCCAGCGTCTGGCGCACTCACCGCAAACAATCCAATACACCGCTAATGGCAAGCTCAGACTTGGAGATTCCCTCCTTTTTGCGCCTGAGCGAGGAATTTTCCGCTGCCGATGTTCGCTTCTCTGTACATCGCCGCACACCTCGCTCCATCACGCCAGCAGCCTTTGTCAAAGCCCTGCAGCAGCTCGACTTCGCCGCGCTGCAGCAGATTGATGAACTGCGCGCTGCGGGGCTGCCAGAGAAAATCGCTCTGCGGTTGCAGCAGCAAGTCAGCCCCACGCTGACCGAGGCTGCTGTGGTGCAGCGCTTTGTTCAGGCAATGATGACCCTGAAGAGCAACCACTGGCAGGAGCCCATGACTATGGACTCCGACGATGACCTCTTCTTCACACTGCCCCTGTCGGGCGTGACGGCCCGCAGCTGGCCCTCGTTGCTCATGCCGTAA
- a CDS encoding helix-turn-helix domain-containing protein: MPRQNTSPAEFPPAILLQIEQLAQRIVELRKNRGETQAQWATRLGISQPTMARIERGDAAVSMATYVSCLWQLNPALDLTQLLAASPAPKLAPASDLIDANAHKSKASAEKPIQAEPELSAQQQAQIAQNFAAAKAALDFFKSPMF, translated from the coding sequence ATGCCTCGTCAGAACACCAGTCCCGCAGAGTTTCCGCCCGCCATTCTTTTGCAGATCGAGCAGCTGGCACAGCGCATTGTTGAACTGCGCAAAAACCGGGGCGAAACACAGGCCCAGTGGGCCACGCGACTGGGCATTTCTCAACCCACCATGGCGCGCATTGAGCGTGGCGATGCAGCGGTGTCCATGGCAACTTATGTGTCCTGCCTGTGGCAGCTCAACCCCGCCCTGGATTTGACGCAGTTGCTGGCCGCCAGCCCCGCGCCCAAACTCGCACCCGCTTCTGATTTAATAGATGCAAACGCGCACAAATCAAAGGCTTCGGCTGAAAAACCCATCCAAGCAGAGCCTGAACTGTCTGCCCAGCAGCAAGCCCAGATCGCGCAAAACTTTGCGGCAGCCAAGGCTGCGCTGGACTTTTTCAAAAGCCCGATGTTCTAA
- a CDS encoding glycerate kinase gives MKIVIAPDSYKESLSALEVATQIELGFKEIFPSAQYIKVPMADGGEGTVQAMVEATQGRRIEVQVTAPLGERITGFYGLTGNGQTAMIEMAAASGLALVPPAQRNPNVTTSYGTGELIVAALDAGARHLILGIGGSATNDGGAGMLQALGVKLLDAAGHELARGGAPLAQLARIDASGIDARLALCQIEVACDVDNPLTGPRGASAIFGPQKGATPEMVQSLDAGLKHFAQIILRDLGVDVDAVAGAGAAGGMGAAMMAFLKGQLRPGCEIIAKAVGLDAAVQGADLVVTGEGRIDHQTIFGKTPFGVATVAKRHGVPVIGIAGGLGTNAHVVHDHGIDAIFSVLSSICTLDDALADAEHNVRSAARNMAAVLAIGQRMG, from the coding sequence ATGAAAATCGTCATTGCCCCCGACTCATACAAGGAAAGCCTGTCCGCTCTGGAAGTGGCCACGCAGATCGAGCTGGGCTTCAAAGAAATCTTTCCCAGCGCTCAATACATCAAGGTGCCCATGGCCGACGGCGGCGAGGGCACGGTGCAGGCCATGGTCGAAGCCACGCAGGGCCGCCGTATCGAGGTGCAAGTGACTGCCCCGCTGGGCGAGCGCATTACCGGCTTTTACGGCCTGACGGGCAACGGCCAGACTGCCATGATCGAAATGGCCGCCGCCAGCGGTCTGGCGCTGGTGCCGCCAGCGCAGCGCAATCCGAATGTCACCACCAGCTATGGCACGGGCGAGCTGATCGTGGCGGCGCTGGATGCCGGTGCGCGTCACCTGATTCTGGGCATTGGCGGCAGTGCCACCAATGACGGCGGTGCAGGCATGTTGCAGGCACTGGGTGTAAAACTGCTCGATGCTGCAGGCCATGAACTGGCCCGTGGCGGTGCGCCGCTGGCGCAACTGGCGCGTATTGATGCCTCGGGCATCGACGCCCGTCTGGCCCTGTGCCAGATCGAAGTGGCCTGCGATGTGGACAACCCGCTGACCGGCCCGCGTGGTGCCTCAGCCATCTTCGGCCCCCAGAAGGGCGCAACGCCCGAGATGGTGCAGTCGCTGGATGCGGGCCTCAAGCACTTTGCCCAGATCATTTTGCGTGACCTAGGTGTGGATGTGGACGCCGTCGCTGGTGCAGGGGCTGCAGGCGGCATGGGCGCGGCCATGATGGCTTTCTTGAAGGGGCAACTGCGCCCCGGCTGCGAGATCATCGCCAAGGCTGTGGGGCTGGATGCAGCCGTGCAAGGCGCTGATCTGGTCGTCACCGGCGAGGGCCGCATTGACCACCAGACCATCTTTGGCAAGACGCCGTTTGGTGTGGCCACCGTGGCCAAGCGCCACGGCGTGCCGGTCATCGGTATTGCAGGCGGTTTGGGCACCAACGCCCATGTGGTGCACGACCATGGTATTGACGCCATCTTCAGCGTGCTCAGCAGCATCTGCACGCTGGACGATGCACTGGCCGATGCCGAGCACAATGTGCGCAGTGCCGCACGCAATATGGCTGCGGTGCTGGCCATAGGGCAGCGCATGGGCTGA
- a CDS encoding GntP family permease, which produces MSSIAISSILVVLSIVAIIFLTSKVKFSVFGSLFAVSLALALGSGMPLGKVIDTLKSSFGNTLGGISFIIIFGAAIAVCMQKSGGALSIASHILKLAGKGNAKAAMAWTGFIPGLTIFCDTGYIILSGIARSVSASSKTSMPLIAAIMGSSLFVVHCLVPTHPGSLAAATTLNANLGMLVLASIVFAIPGLLASYYWAGLMNKGQNYAPAEAEEGADELSQRDLPKFSHALLPVVLPLVLISISTLLTTLGMKEGVAVVFHFLGNPVMALLVGMLCGIWLLMKHGGQKGDFTNVLEEAIVKAGPILIITAAGGMFGAIIKETGVGNALGQVLGGASVGLLVPFIIAALLKTAQGSSTVAALTSAAIIAPSMATFGLDSEMGRMFAVLAIGAGSMIASHANDSYFWVVTKFSNIEMQQSLRVFSSSTVVMGLVTFACIWAASAFML; this is translated from the coding sequence ATGAGCAGTATTGCTATTTCATCCATTCTGGTGGTCCTCAGCATTGTGGCCATCATCTTCCTAACGTCCAAGGTGAAGTTCAGCGTCTTCGGATCGCTGTTTGCCGTCTCTCTGGCGCTGGCGCTGGGCTCTGGCATGCCGCTGGGCAAGGTGATTGATACCCTGAAGAGCAGCTTTGGCAACACGCTGGGCGGCATCTCCTTCATCATCATCTTTGGCGCCGCGATTGCCGTGTGCATGCAAAAAAGTGGTGGTGCACTGAGCATTGCCAGCCATATCCTGAAGCTGGCCGGAAAGGGTAATGCCAAGGCTGCCATGGCCTGGACGGGTTTCATTCCCGGCCTGACGATCTTCTGCGACACCGGCTACATCATCTTGAGCGGCATTGCGCGCAGCGTCAGCGCCAGCTCCAAGACCTCGATGCCGCTGATTGCCGCCATCATGGGCTCCTCGCTGTTTGTGGTGCACTGCCTGGTGCCTACCCACCCCGGCTCGCTGGCTGCCGCCACCACGCTGAATGCCAATCTGGGCATGCTGGTGCTGGCCTCCATCGTGTTTGCCATTCCCGGCCTGCTGGCTTCCTACTACTGGGCTGGCCTGATGAACAAGGGCCAGAACTACGCCCCGGCCGAAGCCGAAGAAGGTGCCGATGAACTGTCGCAGCGCGATCTGCCCAAGTTCAGCCATGCGCTGCTGCCCGTGGTGCTGCCCCTGGTGCTGATTTCGATCTCCACGCTGCTGACCACGCTGGGCATGAAGGAAGGCGTGGCCGTGGTGTTCCACTTCCTGGGCAACCCCGTGATGGCGCTGCTGGTGGGCATGCTGTGCGGCATCTGGCTGCTGATGAAGCATGGCGGCCAAAAGGGTGACTTCACCAATGTGCTGGAAGAGGCCATCGTCAAGGCTGGCCCCATCCTGATCATCACCGCTGCGGGCGGCATGTTCGGCGCCATCATCAAGGAAACCGGCGTGGGCAACGCGCTGGGCCAGGTGCTGGGCGGCGCTTCCGTGGGCCTGCTGGTGCCCTTCATCATTGCGGCGCTGCTCAAGACTGCGCAAGGCTCTTCCACCGTGGCAGCGCTCACCAGCGCCGCCATCATTGCGCCCAGCATGGCCACGTTTGGTCTGGATTCGGAAATGGGCCGCATGTTCGCCGTGCTGGCCATTGGCGCCGGTTCGATGATTGCATCGCACGCCAACGACTCCTACTTCTGGGTGGTCACCAAGTTCTCCAACATCGAGATGCAGCAATCGCTGCGCGTATTCTCCTCGTCCACCGTGGTGATGGGCCTGGTGACCTTTGCCTGCATCTGGGCCGCCAGCGCCTTCATGCTGTAA